One genomic window of Ziziphus jujuba cultivar Dongzao chromosome 4, ASM3175591v1 includes the following:
- the LOC125422182 gene encoding cellulose synthase-like protein G2: protein MQIKQNGVGFLYYAVAEDYLTGFTLQCKGWTSVFHATSVPQFLGTATTNLNDLLTQSIRWSSGLMDVGLSKFFAFIYGPSKMSFLGKMCYGELSFFPLYCLPLWCFATVPQLCLFNGTSIYPEVSNPFFFIIFPFIFMSSSIKLLYEIFITGG from the exons ATGCAGATCAAACAAAATGGG GTGGGTTTTCTGTATTATGCAGTTGCAGAAGATTACCTGACAGGGTTCACTTTACAGTGCAAAGGCTGGACTTCTGTGTTTCATGCCACATCAGTGCCCCAATTTTTGGGCACTGCCACAACGAATTTGAATGACCTACTGACTCAAAGCATTAGATGGAGCTCTGGATTGATGGATGTTGGTCTCTCTAAGTTTTTCGCTTTTATATATGGTCCTTCAAAAATGTCTTTTCTCGGGAAAATGTGCTATGGTGAGCTTTCGTTCTTCCCTCTCTATTGCCTGCCTCTTTGGTGCTTTGCTACTGTCCCTCAACTCTGCCTATTTAATGGCACCTCTATATATCCTGAG GTCTCaaacccatttttttttatcatatttcctTTCATATTTATGTCATCGAGCATTAAACTTTTGTATGAAATATTCATAACTGGAGGATAA